CGCCGATACGCCGTTCGAGCCGCTCTGCGCTCTGCGTCGCCACGTCGAGATAATCACGACGCTCGTCATCGGACAGCTGACCCTGCTTGATCCGCAGCGTGTCAAGGTAGCCGCGAAGCGACGCCAACGGCGTGCGGAGATCGTGCGATACGTTGGCGATGAGCTGGCGGCGGAGTGAGTCGGTCTCTCGCAGGGCGTTCACCTGATCGACGATCCGTCGCGACATCTGCTCGAAGCTCGTGGCAAGCCGATCGAGCTCGTCGTGTTCGCGGTCGGATGCGTCAGGTAGACGAATCGGCGCCTCGAGCGGCCCATCGCGAAAGCGTTCGACCGCGCCATCGAGCGCTCGCAGACGCTTCGTCAGGTGGCGGAACAGGAGCCCACCTGCCGAGAGCGCGAAGAGGAGCGTCGCCGCGAGCCCTGTTGCGCCGAGCCGCAGCGCACTGCTGCTCCACAGGCTCTCTGCAGCGGCTGCGTACTCTTCGCTCTCGAGGATCACGTACAGGTACCCCTGGATGGAGCCGTGCTCGACGATGGGCGCCACCGAAAAGACCTTCTCGTGCTCGGGATTTCGTGGATCGGGCCCCAGGATGGGGAGACTTCGCGACGACACGCGCTGCGCTGCGAGAAAGCGTTGGATCGGGTCCAACGGCAGCCGATCGAGCTTCACCTTGCCTTCGGGTGCCGAATAGCGCAGTAACGTGCCTTCTGCGTCGACGAGGTACACCTCGATCGCAGGATTGATGACCATCAGGGTATGGAAGACGTCCTCCACGGCCTCGGCATAGATCATCCCGCCGCTCATGAGCAGACTCTCGGCAACGAGGCTCTCGGCCAGCCCCAGGTGGAGCTTCTGTGTCACCTCCATGCGGTACTGCTGCGCGTTGCGGACGCTCGCCCAGGAAACCAGCCCACCGACGACGACCAGGATCACCAACAAGGTGCCGAGGAGCCGCCCGTAGAGGGTCCTCACGACACCTCCCTCACCGCGGCGGAGGCGGCGCTGCCGGGCGGCATGTCGTTGAACTTGTACCCGACACCCCAGACCGTGAGGATGAATTCAGGGTGTCGCGGGTCGCGCTCGATCTTCGAGCGCAGTCGGTTGATGTGGGAGTTGACCGTGTGCTCATAACCGTCGTGACCGTAGCCCCAGACCTGATCCAGGAGCTGGACGCGGCTGAACACACGCCCCGGATGAGCTGCGAAGTAGTGGAGCAGGTCGAACTCCTTGGCGGTCAGCTCGACGGGCGCGAGATCGAGCGTCACAGCTCGGCGCGATGCATCGAGCTCGAGTCCCCCGCGGCGGAGCGGCCGGCTATACGGATCGTCGGCCACCTGGTCAGGCGCAAGCGGCGCCAAGCTGCGCAGTCCATCGGCTCTCCGGAACGCCGCCTTCACCCGTGCGACGAGCTCGAGCACGCTGAAGGGCTTCGTCAGATAATCGTCCGCTCCGGCCTCCAGGCCGTACACGCGGTCGAACTCGGTCGAC
The genomic region above belongs to bacterium and contains:
- a CDS encoding HAMP domain-containing protein, whose translation is MRTLYGRLLGTLLVILVVVGGLVSWASVRNAQQYRMEVTQKLHLGLAESLVAESLLMSGGMIYAEAVEDVFHTLMVINPAIEVYLVDAEGTLLRYSAPEGKVKLDRLPLDPIQRFLAAQRVSSRSLPILGPDPRNPEHEKVFSVAPIVEHGSIQGYLYVILESEEYAAAAESLWSSSALRLGATGLAATLLFALSAGGLLFRHLTKRLRALDGAVERFRDGPLEAPIRLPDASDREHDELDRLATSFEQMSRRIVDQVNALRETDSLRRQLIANVSHDLRTPLASLRGYLDTLRIKQGQLSDDERRDYLDVATQSAERLERRIGDLFELAKLEATQSRPEVEPFPLPELVHDVVRKFELEAKKRGVTLRVSASPALPFALAEIGLIERALDNLIDNALRHTHRGGEVAIELGTHDDLISVRLIDTGEGIAEVDLPHIFDRFYQAERDSRDGGGTGLGLAIVKRILELHESTIEAHSRLGFGTTFTFLLPGSFSA
- a CDS encoding response regulator transcription factor; its protein translation is MTRRVLVVEDDVDLSRLVRLQLEDLGCAVDCVVDGDTGLATARAHVYDLVILDLGLPGLGGIDLCRALREEPRYTPILMLTAKSTEFDRVYGLEAGADDYLTKPFSVLELVARVKAAFRRADGLRSLAPLAPDQVADDPYSRPLRRGGLELDASRRAVTLDLAPVELTAKEFDLLHYFAAHPGRVFSRVQLLDQVWGYGHDGYEHTVNSHINRLRSKIERDPRHPEFILTVWGVGYKFNDMPPGSAASAAVREVS